Proteins co-encoded in one Dendropsophus ebraccatus isolate aDenEbr1 chromosome 9, aDenEbr1.pat, whole genome shotgun sequence genomic window:
- the CNPPD1 gene encoding protein CNPPD1, with the protein MERRMSGRMWGHPHREESGRFQLPTRDFMEFPFLPGHPQLSERVRKRLYYGWEADCPMENLSSPVADIAVELLQKAAPSPIRRLQKKYAAHVSREACISPCSMMLALVYIERLRHRNPEYLQQISSSDLFLISMMVASKYLYDEGEEEEVFNDEWGAAGRLDVQTVNTLEMNFLRAIDWSLYTHPKEFFEVLQWLEGRVAEQQGMRRGWFTYTDLTVLLEQELWQKAFSDFCQQVTKLACLLSLVYLTGVATFFASVAVLHKASSEMNGTALLPSVMEPPSDVSVPLFVPVPPEEIASADLSVPSCFRDEECSEKRSSVTATALYLWGSVLTALTYSDPGGAASEAPQSPDQYCPHCSKPKLSTWPKTCLQKNATRCGDNQPVVCAFLGLHHYGFHDTLLHSRCPDSCVLSPDGPTASDLSIKSQFCGGSSFDRLKTLIVPGYAKLQRLIPPLVRPVLYI; encoded by the exons ATGGAGCGCAGAATGTCCGGCCGAATGTGGGGCCATCCCCACCGGGAGGAGAGCGGACGCTTCCAGCTGCCGACACGAGACTTCATGGAGTTCCCG TTCTTACCCGGACACCCCCAGCTGAGCGAGCGGGTGCGGAAGCGTCTGTATTACGGCTGGGAGGCGGATTGCCCCATGGAGAACCTGTCCAGTCCTGTggccg ACATCGCTGTGGAATTGCTGCAGAAAGCCGCGCCCAGCCCTATCCGCCGGCTGCAGAAGAAGTATGCAGCTCATGTATCCAG GGAGGCGtgcatctctccctgctccatgaTGCTGGCCCTGGTCTACATAGAGAGACTGCGACACCGGAACCCTGAGTACCTGCAGCAGATCTCATCATCCGACCTGTTCCTCATATCCATG ATGGTAGCGAGTAAGTATCTGTACGatgaaggtgaggaggaggaagtgTTCAATGATGAGTGGGGAGCGGCCGGAAGACTGGACGTCCAGACCGTCAATACCTTGGAGATGAATTTCCTCCGGGCGatc GACTGGAGTCTGTACACTCATCCCAAGGAGTTCTTTGAGGTGCTGCAGTGGTTGGAGGGCCG GGTGGCGGAGCAGCAGGGTATGAGGCGCGGCTGGTTCACCTACACGGACCTGACGGTGCTGCTGGAGCAGGAGCTATGGCAGAAAGCCTTCAGTGACTTCTGCCAGCAAGTAACCAAG CTGGCCTGTCTCCTGAGTCTGGTCTACCTGACTGGAGTTGCCACCTTCTTTGCCTCCGTCGCCGTACTACACAAGGCGTCCAGTGAGATGAATGGCACAGCGCTTCTCCCCTCCGTCATGGAGCCACCGTCAGATGTCTCTGTGCCTTTGTTTGTTCCAGTTCCACCAGAGGAGATCGCCAGCGCTGATCTGAGCGTTCCTTCATGCTTCCGGGATGAGGAGTGTTCGGAGAAGCGCTCAAGCGTCACAGCTACCGCGTTGTATCTATGGGGCTCGGTGCTGACTGCACTTACTTACAGCGATCCAGGGGGGGCTGCGAGTGAAGCGCCGCAATCCCCTGATCAATACTGTCCCCATTGCTCAAAACCAAAATTGTCTACCTGGCCTAAGACCTGCCTTCAGAAGAACGCCACCCGCTGCGGTGACAACCAACCAGTCGTATGTGCCTTTCTCGGACTCCACCACTATGGCTTCCATGACACGCTGCTCCACTCCCGCTGCCCTGACTCCTGCGTCCTCTCTCCAGACGGCCCCACAGCATCGGACTTGTCCATTAAGAGCCAGTTTTGTGGCGGCAGCAGCTTTGACAGGTTAAAAACCCTTATTGTACCAGGTTATGCAAAGTTACAGCGGCTCATCCCCCCACTAGTCCGGCCTGTGCTCTACATCTAG